A single region of the Nicotiana sylvestris chromosome 6, ASM39365v2, whole genome shotgun sequence genome encodes:
- the LOC138870310 gene encoding uncharacterized protein, producing MSGRQTVEASSDVFIGILTVQTHDTHALIDPGSTLSYVTPFVAMEFGMEPDQLHEPFLVSTPVGESITAARVYRGCVVMVRSRDTMTDLIELGMVDFDVIMGMDWLYSCFSKLDCRTRSMRLEFPNDPIVEWKGDNVVPKCRFISYLKATKMIKKGYELPRIPPDSEIDIGIDVMPGT from the exons atgagtggtcgtCAGACCGTAGAGGCTTCTTCAGATGTTTTTATaggtattctgactgtccaaACTCATGATACGCatgcacttattgaccctggttccaccttgtcctatgttacaccttttgttgctatggaatttgggatgGAACCGGATCAGCTTCATGAGCCATTTTTGGTGTCTACTCCGGTTGGTGAGTCAATTACGGCTGCTCGAGTTTATAGAGGTTGTGTTGTTATGGTACGGAGTAGGGATACCATGACTGATCTTATTGAATTAgggatggtcgactttgatgtaataatgggaatggattggctttattcatgcttttcCAAACTTGATTGTCGTACTAGATCcatgaggcttgaatttcctaatgatcccattgttgaatggaagggagataatgtagtgccaaaatgtcggtttatttcttaccttaaagccacgaagatgatcaagaagggat ATGAACTCCCTAGGATTCCACCAGATAGCGAAATCGATAttgggatcgatgtgatgccaggcacatag
- the LOC138870311 gene encoding uncharacterized protein: MAPFEALYGRRCRSPIGWFEVRDVGLIGPELVHQAMEKFKIIKDRLKTTQSCQKSYSDVRRRDLEFKEDDWVYLKVSPMKGSGRSVHYVPVETIEINEELSYEEVPVAILDRQVRKLRNKKIASVKVLWQNQQVEEATWEVEEEMRKKYPHLFV, encoded by the exons atggcaccgtttgaagcattgtatggtaggagatgtagatctcccattgggtggttcgaagTTAGAGACGTTGGATTGATAGGGCCGGAActcgtgcatcaggccatggagaaattCAAGATCATTAAGGATAGGTTGAAAACTACTCAAAGttgccaaaagtcttattcggacgtTCGTCGTAGAGATTTAGaattcaaagaagatgattgggtatatttgaaggtttcccccatgaagg gtagtgggagatccgtccactatgtgccagttgaaactattgagattaatgaAGAACTGTcttatgaagaagttccagttgccattcttgacaggcaagtccggaaattgagaaataagaaaattgcatccgtgaaagtgttatggcagaACCAACAGGTTgaagaagccacttgggaagtagaggaagaaatgagaaagaagtacccacatttgtttgtatAG